In Desulforegula conservatrix Mb1Pa, one DNA window encodes the following:
- a CDS encoding acetyl-CoA hydrolase/transferase family protein → MKVLDSWQYQQKLITPDEAAKIVKSGDNIFYSEFALFPEALDAALAKRLDELDGIEVSSICVTRVPKVVEADPERKKVIFNDWHFGGTSRKLHDKGLCNYIPFTYHQGPRVVKKYIDYDVAFIAVSPMDPRGYFNFGLSNSITSGVINKSKKIILEVNRNIPHCLGGNQESIHISRVNYIVEGNHNPMPQLPPSKSTDTEVQIAEHIMKEIEDGACLQLGIGGLPNVIGGMIADSDLKDIGIHTEMLVDSFVDLYTAGRVTGAKKNIDKYKMTYTFALGTNKLYDFLHHNPTCASYPVSYTNDPKIIAINEKVVAVNNAIEVDLFSQVCSESAGTRHISGTGGQFDFIFGAFGSKGGKGIIGINSTYTDKNGNLKSRIVPTLTPGSIVTLPRSIVQYVATEFGIVQLKGKSTWKRAEALISIAHPDFRDNLIKEAEKMNIWVSSNKKDGE, encoded by the coding sequence ATGAAAGTTTTGGACAGTTGGCAGTATCAGCAAAAACTGATTACTCCTGATGAAGCGGCTAAAATCGTAAAATCAGGCGACAATATCTTCTATAGTGAATTTGCTCTTTTTCCCGAGGCACTCGATGCTGCGCTTGCCAAAAGACTGGATGAACTCGATGGCATAGAAGTTTCAAGCATTTGTGTCACAAGGGTTCCAAAGGTTGTTGAGGCTGACCCTGAAAGAAAAAAAGTGATATTCAATGACTGGCATTTTGGGGGGACTTCAAGAAAACTGCACGACAAGGGATTATGCAATTACATTCCCTTCACCTATCATCAGGGGCCAAGGGTTGTAAAAAAATACATAGACTACGATGTCGCATTTATTGCTGTCAGCCCTATGGATCCGAGGGGTTATTTCAACTTTGGACTGTCAAATTCCATAACATCTGGAGTGATCAACAAAAGCAAAAAGATTATTCTTGAGGTTAACAGAAACATACCTCACTGTCTTGGCGGAAATCAGGAATCCATACATATTTCCAGGGTGAATTATATTGTTGAGGGCAACCATAATCCAATGCCCCAGCTTCCTCCTTCAAAATCCACTGATACAGAAGTACAGATCGCGGAACATATAATGAAAGAGATTGAAGATGGTGCCTGTCTTCAGCTTGGGATTGGCGGACTACCTAATGTAATAGGCGGCATGATTGCGGACAGCGATTTAAAGGATATCGGGATTCATACAGAAATGCTTGTGGATTCATTTGTAGATCTATACACAGCAGGAAGAGTTACCGGAGCCAAAAAAAATATAGACAAATACAAGATGACCTACACCTTTGCACTCGGCACAAACAAACTCTACGACTTCCTGCATCACAACCCGACATGCGCGTCATATCCGGTAAGCTATACAAATGACCCCAAGATAATCGCAATCAATGAAAAGGTTGTAGCTGTAAACAACGCTATTGAAGTGGATCTTTTTAGCCAGGTCTGCTCGGAATCAGCAGGAACAAGACATATATCAGGTACAGGCGGCCAGTTTGACTTCATATTCGGGGCTTTCGGATCCAAGGGCGGCAAAGGAATAATCGGAATCAACTCAACATATACGGACAAGAACGGCAATTTGAAATCCCGTATTGTGCCGACTCTGACCCCAGGATCAATCGTCACCCTTCCGAGATCAATAGTTCAGTATGTTGCCACAGAATTCGGAATAGTTCAGCTTAAAGGAAAATCCACCTGGAAAAGAGCCGAGGCTCTTATCAGCATTGCCCATCCTGATTTCAGGGATAACCTTATAAAAGAAGCTGAAAAAATGAATATATGGGTAAGCAGCAATAAAAAGGACGGAGAATAA
- a CDS encoding DUF3617 domain-containing protein, producing MKKRMILLFLCFVLPALTAYAESDNDRRIDQKSSARSVPSEDVVNVTQFSLSPAIPPQVGLPLTVNVSGSCASGKTVYYKYYYCANYGSSSYDTTPWTVVKEYSTDSSAQYSFPQAGNYILVVRAVVDPNNEPDALPIVGQAVTVSELGQVNITALSSSSSTPRAGEEVTFTASASTLTGAPVYYRFYYCPNYGTSSYSTSPWTMVKDYSTANSCKFVFPSAGSYVVVARAVSDPNSEPAALPIIGTAVSVAESGSGGQTSVDMNDGMWEITTTMQGVPGMPPITRTTTQCLTQNDSTPDTGDSTCTSTTPVVNGNTITWSSVCQSEDCGQSTYNGTVTYSGDTFSGNLTIESSCGNYTIQMSGRRIGACS from the coding sequence ATGAAAAAAAGAATGATTTTGTTATTTTTATGCTTTGTTCTGCCGGCTTTAACAGCTTATGCGGAATCGGATAATGACCGCAGAATTGACCAAAAATCTTCTGCGAGATCAGTTCCATCAGAAGATGTGGTTAATGTCACCCAGTTCAGTCTTTCGCCAGCCATACCTCCGCAGGTCGGTCTACCTTTGACAGTAAATGTAAGTGGTTCCTGCGCCAGTGGAAAAACAGTTTATTATAAATATTATTACTGCGCCAATTATGGATCCTCTTCCTATGATACGACACCCTGGACAGTTGTTAAGGAATATTCGACTGATAGCAGCGCCCAGTATTCATTTCCCCAGGCCGGCAATTATATATTGGTTGTAAGGGCGGTCGTTGATCCTAATAACGAACCAGATGCATTGCCCATAGTTGGCCAGGCTGTAACCGTTTCTGAATTGGGTCAGGTAAATATTACCGCATTATCCTCAAGCTCATCTACGCCAAGGGCAGGTGAGGAGGTCACATTCACAGCCTCGGCGTCAACTCTTACCGGAGCGCCTGTATACTACAGGTTCTATTACTGCCCGAATTACGGAACATCTTCCTATTCGACTTCGCCATGGACAATGGTTAAGGATTATTCCACCGCAAACTCCTGCAAGTTTGTCTTTCCATCTGCAGGCAGCTACGTGGTGGTTGCAAGGGCTGTCTCAGATCCGAACAGCGAACCTGCTGCTCTTCCGATTATAGGCACGGCTGTGTCTGTTGCCGAAAGCGGAAGCGGCGGACAAACGTCTGTTGATATGAATGACGGTATGTGGGAGATTACCACGACCATGCAGGGTGTTCCTGGTATGCCTCCTATTACAAGAACCACCACTCAATGCCTTACACAAAATGATTCCACTCCTGATACAGGAGATTCGACCTGTACTTCGACGACTCCTGTTGTAAACGGAAATACGATTACCTGGAGTTCTGTTTGCCAAAGTGAGGACTGCGGCCAGTCCACGTATAATGGAACAGTTACTTACAGTGGCGATACTTTTTCAGGAAATTTGACCATCGAAAGCAGTTGCGGCAATTATACCATCCAGATGAGCGGACGACGCATCGGCGCTTGCAGTTAA
- a CDS encoding thioesterase family protein, protein MDSCINDEEFVSAINELFNEQIPFNKILGLKVETISYEHAKVSIRMRDELMGHYKRGMLHGGAISTVIDVAGGLASFMGVQQKMQGGTVEGRLERFGRVSTIDMRVDFLRPGIGDWFVATGYVLRTGKKIAVTRIELHNDKNQLIAAGTGTYMVA, encoded by the coding sequence ATGGATAGTTGCATAAATGATGAGGAATTTGTTTCTGCCATCAATGAATTATTCAACGAACAAATTCCATTTAATAAAATTCTGGGGCTTAAGGTTGAAACGATCAGTTATGAGCATGCAAAGGTTTCGATCCGCATGCGTGATGAACTGATGGGGCATTATAAGAGAGGGATGCTGCATGGCGGTGCCATATCAACTGTCATTGATGTTGCAGGCGGCCTGGCCTCATTCATGGGAGTTCAGCAAAAAATGCAGGGAGGGACTGTAGAAGGAAGGCTTGAGCGATTTGGCAGGGTCAGCACAATTGACATGCGTGTTGATTTTTTGCGTCCCGGTATTGGCGACTGGTTCGTAGCAACGGGATATGTGCTGAGAACTGGCAAGAAGATTGCTGTTACCAGGATTGAATTGCATAATGATAAGAATCAGCTGATTGCAGCTGGTACTGGTACATATATGGTGGCTTGA
- a CDS encoding response regulator, protein MRILIAEDDFISRTIMKKYLTQYGECDVAIDGEEAVALFRLAMDEGRPYGLITLDIMMPKMDGQNVLKEIRSMESDNKIYGGDGVKVIMTTALSDKKNVLSAFKSQCEAYLIKPIDKNKIITELKKLRLIET, encoded by the coding sequence ATGAGAATACTGATCGCAGAAGATGATTTTATCAGCAGAACAATCATGAAAAAATATCTTACTCAATATGGTGAGTGTGATGTGGCCATTGACGGAGAAGAAGCGGTTGCTCTTTTTCGGCTGGCAATGGACGAAGGTCGGCCCTATGGACTTATCACCCTTGATATCATGATGCCCAAAATGGATGGCCAGAATGTCCTGAAGGAAATCAGAAGCATGGAATCAGACAATAAAATATATGGTGGAGATGGAGTTAAAGTCATAATGACCACTGCGCTTTCAGACAAGAAGAATGTTCTGAGTGCCTTCAAATCACAATGTGAAGCCTACCTGATAAAGCCTATAGACAAGAACAAAATCATTACTGAACTAAAAAAACTCAGACTTATTGAGACTTAA
- a CDS encoding ATP-binding response regulator → MNCNITKILIVDDVMINLVILEAMLKSQDVEIHKATSGEQAINLIARNDFALMLLDVHMPEMDGFDTLEKISNFYPQKIIPTILVTATITDILSVVKGYEKGAVDYLVKPLNPVIVKKKVQVFIDLHKQKKHQENLATELQKEIIIREKTEQELRKSKHQFESLSQNSPDIIYTLDKNGRINYVNPAWTEILGHSKSEIMGRDFTDFAKPKDIQRYRRLFRQIRDEGKTFRDISGELIHKDGTIRHFILSGAQNQNDKDSAPGMVGLLKDTTTQQKLQAQLLHSQKMEAIGNMAGGIAHDFNNLLQAIQGYAELLLITKASGKKQNQEISEIKKAAQRGAALTQQLLTFSRKAEINFRPVNLNLEVESVHKLLLRTIPKMIEIKLDLQKDISYISADPGRIEQIIMNLGVNARDAVNDEGTINILTSNVILDDKFCRENTGSVPGEYVLFEISDSGEGIPEEVVEHIFEPFFTTKEAGKGTGLGLAIVYGIVKNHQGYITCQSRLGVGTTFRIYFPTIKCTEAFEEKPRELQTKGGTETILLVDDEEQVLQIGSRVLSKFGYNVLQASNGDEAIEIYKNKFSEIKIIILDMIMPKMGGRQCLNEILKINPEAKVIISSGFSADKTDESDISRLIKGFIHKPYEVKYLLATIREVLDGPVCSESDSLYN, encoded by the coding sequence ATGAACTGCAATATCACTAAAATTCTTATAGTAGATGATGTTATGATTAACCTCGTCATCCTTGAGGCCATGCTTAAAAGCCAGGATGTGGAGATCCATAAGGCCACGTCCGGTGAACAGGCCATAAACCTCATCGCAAGGAATGATTTTGCGCTCATGCTGCTTGATGTCCATATGCCTGAAATGGACGGATTTGATACACTTGAAAAAATCAGTAATTTTTATCCCCAAAAAATAATACCGACAATTCTTGTGACTGCAACAATCACAGATATACTCTCAGTTGTAAAAGGATATGAAAAAGGCGCGGTGGATTATCTGGTCAAACCTTTAAATCCTGTAATTGTCAAAAAAAAGGTACAGGTATTCATAGACCTCCACAAACAGAAAAAACATCAGGAAAACCTCGCAACAGAACTTCAAAAGGAGATCATAATCAGGGAAAAGACTGAACAGGAACTTAGAAAAAGCAAGCACCAGTTCGAATCATTGAGCCAAAATTCTCCTGATATCATTTACACTTTAGACAAAAATGGCAGAATAAACTATGTCAATCCTGCCTGGACAGAGATACTTGGACACTCAAAATCTGAAATCATGGGCAGGGATTTCACGGATTTTGCCAAGCCCAAAGACATACAGAGATACAGAAGACTGTTCAGGCAAATCAGGGACGAAGGAAAGACATTCAGGGATATTTCAGGAGAACTCATACACAAGGACGGAACCATAAGGCACTTTATCCTGAGCGGGGCACAAAACCAGAATGACAAAGACTCTGCGCCCGGCATGGTTGGTCTTTTAAAGGACACAACGACCCAGCAGAAGCTCCAGGCTCAGCTTCTTCACTCCCAGAAGATGGAAGCCATAGGTAATATGGCAGGCGGCATAGCCCATGATTTCAATAATCTGCTCCAGGCGATACAGGGATACGCTGAACTTCTGCTGATAACAAAGGCTTCGGGAAAAAAACAGAACCAGGAAATATCCGAAATAAAAAAAGCTGCCCAAAGAGGCGCTGCATTGACCCAGCAGCTTCTGACTTTCAGCAGAAAGGCGGAAATCAACTTCAGGCCTGTCAATCTTAATCTTGAAGTTGAAAGCGTACACAAGCTTCTCCTTAGAACAATACCCAAGATGATCGAAATAAAACTCGATCTCCAGAAGGACATTTCATACATAAGCGCCGATCCAGGCAGAATTGAACAAATCATCATGAATCTCGGGGTAAACGCAAGGGATGCCGTGAATGATGAAGGAACCATAAACATACTGACAAGCAACGTGATTCTTGATGACAAATTCTGCCGTGAAAATACTGGCAGCGTGCCCGGAGAATATGTTCTTTTTGAGATCTCAGATTCAGGGGAAGGAATTCCTGAGGAAGTGGTGGAGCATATATTCGAGCCATTCTTCACAACCAAAGAAGCCGGCAAAGGAACAGGACTCGGACTTGCAATAGTATACGGTATTGTTAAAAATCATCAGGGATATATTACGTGCCAAAGCCGCCTTGGCGTCGGCACAACATTCAGAATTTACTTCCCGACTATAAAATGTACAGAGGCTTTTGAAGAAAAGCCCAGGGAACTCCAGACCAAGGGCGGCACAGAAACCATCCTTCTTGTGGATGATGAAGAACAGGTTCTCCAGATTGGCTCAAGGGTGCTGAGTAAATTCGGGTATAATGTTTTGCAGGCTTCAAATGGAGACGAGGCAATAGAGATTTACAAAAACAAATTCAGCGAGATCAAAATAATAATTCTTGACATGATAATGCCCAAAATGGGCGGCAGACAGTGCCTCAACGAAATACTAAAAATCAATCCCGAAGCAAAGGTGATAATAAGCAGCGGTTTTTCGGCTGACAAGACAGACGAATCTGATATTTCGAGACTGATCAAGGGCTTTATCCATAAACCATATGAAGTTAAATACCTTCTTGCGACCATAAGAGAGGTGCTTGACGGCCCAGTCTGCTCTGAATCCGATTCCCTTTACAACTGA
- a CDS encoding flagellar brake protein, whose protein sequence is MKANESETVPFNIELGCQLFLQTQAINERVPTFLIGIIPQSGLIIKTPYVQGVENVVLTGDEIVIRYVFMGEVFGFKSKILTSIAFPFKLTFTTYPEKIEKMSLRKKSRILCNIPTSLHFSSFEMKGVVVDMSSDGVLFSAKMPDDSSPMPLKINTAIILMMPLMGIEGRTKIEGIIKNIRQNDKGLQLGIAFNGLSEDLIQKLDKYVQTIMDHS, encoded by the coding sequence ATGAAAGCAAATGAATCAGAAACAGTTCCGTTTAATATTGAACTGGGCTGCCAGCTGTTTCTTCAAACCCAGGCCATAAACGAACGGGTTCCTACTTTTCTCATTGGGATAATCCCCCAATCCGGCCTGATAATAAAGACGCCATATGTCCAGGGAGTTGAAAATGTGGTTTTGACAGGGGATGAAATTGTCATTCGCTATGTTTTCATGGGAGAAGTTTTTGGATTCAAATCCAAAATACTCACTTCCATAGCGTTCCCTTTCAAACTTACCTTCACAACCTACCCTGAAAAAATTGAAAAAATGTCTCTGAGGAAAAAATCCAGAATTTTATGCAATATCCCCACCTCTCTGCATTTTTCCAGCTTTGAAATGAAAGGAGTCGTTGTTGATATGAGCTCTGACGGGGTTCTTTTCAGCGCCAAAATGCCTGATGACTCTTCCCCGATGCCCTTAAAAATCAACACGGCAATAATCCTAATGATGCCCCTGATGGGAATTGAAGGCAGGACAAAGATCGAGGGAATAATTAAAAACATTAGGCAGAACGATAAAGGATTGCAGCTTGGGATAGCTTTTAATGGGCTTTCAGAGGATCTGATTCAAAAACTTGACAAATACGTTCAAACGATCATGGATCATTCTTGA
- a CDS encoding PAS domain-containing hybrid sensor histidine kinase/response regulator, translated as MPVFSFFESQMDYVFFIYGLAFILLAAVTYNMKADSTEAPKWKFLGFFGVIHGVNEWLEMLKFSMDTTGIYFVVFSTSLLLVSFLFLFEFARSSFSVFRSKPFSAYFYIPFILIPLTAFPSGMTGVSAAVRIICGLSAGLLSTAVLIRYGLSLKRRGLGNDIISASASMAVYTLLSGLVTSKTGFSPGNIINQDAFMGLFHMPVQIFRAMAAISISIFIWRYYCVWKNEKFSSSYRHMKSYQQMVYLGIALVVGAGWIITESGARRTDRDERDHVLKIAALVASAVDPEIVAGFKADPTDKDLPQHKYLRNILTRFGDSQNNIRYLYIMGKNKDGKAFFYVDACPTRLLETSSFAEPGEVYPDSTDEFLAAFEDGHQFVEGPLPDEWGVWISGLVPIFRDGQKKPIAIVGIDLDAKKWRLMIAKSRRLPIFITLLVSCLIIMFFTVQIQSEAVKEALKNSEKTLRDVLDHVHDAISVHAINGEIIDVNNRMLDLYNLDAETLKKLSVTKDLTVSQQSANDFRAIWKKAVREGDQFFEWRTIRPGDGHEFDVDVYLCRMNLADRPVIVATVRDITERKRVEDDLRILSNAIEQSPASVIITDRKGNIQYVNPKFTRLTDFAADEIKDKSLDRLNFDSDNPEFFQNIKHSLDTGAEWHGEIRHVKKHGGFYWAHATLSPIRDHNGKITHHIFINEDITDRKNAAFELEKAKNAAENANRAKSLFLANMSHEIRTPLNAILGFSQLLGKDDGLNPLQQKQLNIINKSGEHLLSLINSVLEMSKIEAGTVHLDITPIDLHGIVRDLDIVFRARAEAKNLDFEFDMADDLPHYIISDDTKLRQILTNLLGNALKFTDHGRIRFSIKAEKNEEDPDMYSILFEVEDTGSGILNEEVDKIFKYFEQAQSSAKGKGGTGLGLAISREFARLMDGDIVARSTYGQGTIFNAVIRAKLSRTADSRDSFKKVISLKPSSMPVKVHVVDDMDANRFLLKSILEPKGFDYSESVNGAEALEKIKVIKPDIVLMDMLMPVMDGYTATKILKTSEDTSSIAVIAVTASAFEEEKNRILEIGSDGYIRKPFNIGELLETVRSVLGIEYIYKEDEPGEARESSTTSRENALFLKNLPGDLLEKIKDATISADYDRLIELVDEAETHNRTASQYLKNQVMSYNYEVIMQVLEEV; from the coding sequence ATGCCTGTATTCAGCTTTTTTGAAAGTCAGATGGATTATGTTTTTTTTATTTATGGTCTGGCCTTTATCCTTCTGGCCGCAGTCACTTATAATATGAAGGCCGATTCCACGGAAGCTCCGAAGTGGAAATTTCTGGGGTTTTTTGGGGTCATTCATGGCGTAAACGAGTGGCTTGAAATGCTGAAATTCAGCATGGACACGACTGGTATTTATTTTGTTGTTTTTAGTACATCCCTTTTGCTGGTTTCCTTTTTGTTCCTTTTTGAATTCGCCAGGTCAAGTTTTTCTGTTTTCAGGTCAAAACCTTTTTCAGCGTATTTTTATATCCCGTTCATTCTTATTCCCTTAACTGCTTTCCCTTCAGGAATGACAGGCGTATCAGCTGCGGTCAGAATCATCTGCGGGCTTTCAGCAGGCTTATTGAGTACGGCTGTACTGATTCGCTATGGATTGAGTTTAAAGCGCAGAGGGCTTGGTAATGATATTATTTCAGCTTCTGCTTCAATGGCTGTTTACACCTTGCTTTCGGGTCTCGTGACTTCAAAAACAGGCTTTTCCCCTGGAAATATTATCAACCAGGATGCTTTCATGGGATTGTTTCATATGCCTGTTCAGATATTCAGGGCCATGGCAGCTATCAGTATCTCGATTTTTATATGGAGGTACTACTGCGTATGGAAAAATGAGAAATTTTCATCATCTTACAGGCATATGAAGTCATATCAGCAGATGGTATATCTGGGGATAGCACTTGTTGTCGGCGCCGGCTGGATTATCACTGAGTCAGGTGCAAGGCGGACAGACAGGGACGAAAGGGATCATGTCCTTAAAATTGCTGCCCTTGTCGCCTCCGCAGTTGATCCTGAGATTGTCGCAGGGTTTAAGGCTGATCCGACTGATAAGGATCTTCCCCAGCATAAATACCTTAGAAACATTCTTACCAGATTTGGTGATTCCCAGAACAATATCAGGTACCTTTATATAATGGGCAAAAATAAGGACGGGAAAGCCTTTTTCTATGTAGATGCCTGTCCTACAAGGCTTCTGGAGACCTCAAGCTTTGCTGAACCAGGAGAGGTTTATCCTGATTCCACGGATGAATTCCTCGCTGCATTTGAAGACGGCCACCAGTTTGTTGAAGGTCCCCTGCCAGATGAATGGGGCGTATGGATATCAGGGCTTGTTCCAATATTCAGGGATGGACAGAAAAAGCCTATCGCCATTGTCGGCATTGATCTGGATGCTAAAAAATGGCGTCTGATGATCGCTAAATCGAGAAGGCTTCCAATCTTTATTACCCTGCTTGTTTCATGTCTCATAATAATGTTTTTCACGGTACAGATCCAGAGCGAAGCTGTTAAGGAAGCCCTGAAGAATTCGGAAAAAACCCTGAGGGATGTACTGGATCATGTCCATGACGCCATTTCTGTCCATGCAATTAACGGTGAGATAATTGATGTCAATAACAGGATGCTTGATCTTTACAATCTTGATGCAGAAACACTGAAAAAACTTTCTGTTACAAAAGATCTGACTGTGAGCCAGCAGAGCGCAAATGATTTCAGAGCCATCTGGAAAAAGGCGGTAAGAGAGGGCGACCAGTTTTTTGAATGGAGGACCATAAGGCCTGGTGATGGACATGAGTTTGATGTGGACGTTTATCTCTGCCGCATGAATCTTGCTGACCGTCCCGTTATTGTTGCAACTGTCAGGGATATAACAGAAAGAAAAAGGGTGGAGGACGACTTAAGGATTCTGTCCAATGCCATTGAGCAAAGTCCTGCTTCTGTGATAATTACGGACAGAAAAGGCAATATCCAGTACGTGAATCCCAAGTTCACAAGACTTACTGATTTTGCGGCGGACGAGATAAAAGACAAATCACTTGATCGTCTGAATTTTGATTCCGATAACCCCGAATTTTTTCAAAATATCAAGCATTCTCTGGATACAGGAGCAGAATGGCATGGAGAAATACGTCATGTAAAAAAACATGGTGGCTTTTACTGGGCCCACGCCACGCTTTCTCCGATAAGGGATCATAATGGGAAGATTACCCATCATATTTTTATTAATGAAGATATTACTGACAGGAAGAATGCCGCGTTTGAACTTGAGAAGGCAAAAAACGCAGCCGAAAACGCAAACAGGGCCAAGAGCCTTTTTCTTGCCAACATGTCCCATGAAATAAGAACGCCTCTGAACGCAATTCTTGGTTTTTCCCAGCTTCTTGGCAAGGATGATGGACTTAATCCTCTTCAGCAGAAACAGCTAAACATAATAAATAAAAGTGGTGAGCATCTTCTTTCTCTCATCAACAGCGTACTTGAAATGTCAAAAATAGAGGCAGGGACGGTTCATCTTGACATCACCCCGATTGACTTGCACGGAATCGTTCGCGATCTTGATATTGTTTTCAGGGCAAGGGCCGAAGCAAAGAATCTGGATTTCGAGTTCGATATGGCCGATGATCTGCCCCATTATATAATATCCGATGATACTAAACTTAGGCAGATACTGACCAATCTTCTTGGAAATGCACTTAAATTTACTGACCATGGCAGAATAAGGTTCAGCATTAAAGCAGAAAAAAATGAAGAAGATCCTGATATGTATTCCATACTTTTTGAAGTGGAGGATACTGGCTCAGGTATTTTAAATGAAGAAGTCGATAAAATATTCAAATATTTTGAACAGGCGCAAAGCTCTGCAAAGGGCAAGGGCGGAACAGGCCTTGGCCTAGCAATAAGCCGTGAGTTCGCAAGACTTATGGATGGGGATATCGTTGCTCGAAGCACTTATGGTCAGGGTACGATATTTAATGCGGTTATACGAGCAAAGCTTAGCAGGACAGCTGACTCAAGGGATTCCTTTAAAAAAGTCATATCCTTAAAACCATCCTCCATGCCTGTGAAGGTTCATGTCGTTGATGATATGGATGCCAACAGATTTCTTCTTAAAAGCATACTTGAGCCCAAGGGTTTTGACTACAGCGAATCTGTCAACGGAGCCGAGGCGCTTGAAAAAATCAAGGTAATAAAGCCTGATATAGTTCTCATGGATATGCTCATGCCAGTAATGGACGGGTATACCGCGACCAAGATTCTTAAAACCTCCGAGGATACTTCTTCCATTGCTGTTATTGCAGTCACGGCCAGTGCTTTTGAAGAAGAAAAAAACAGAATTCTTGAAATCGGATCAGATGGCTACATTAGAAAACCTTTCAATATAGGCGAGCTTCTTGAAACAGTACGGTCTGTTCTTGGGATAGAGTACATATATAAGGAGGATGAGCCTGGGGAAGCAAGGGAAAGCAGTACCACAAGCCGTGAAAATGCACTGTTTCTCAAGAATCTTCCGGGAGACCTTCTGGAAAAAATAAAAGACGCAACTATTTCTGCCGACTATGACAGGCTTATCGAGCTTGTCGACGAAGCCGAGACTCATAACAGGACTGCAAGCCAATACCTAAAAAATCAGGTGATGTCATATAATTACGAGGTCATAATGCAGGTTCTGGAAGAGGTATAG
- a CDS encoding HD domain-containing phosphohydrolase encodes MRKIIQFQKTPDILAIDDTPANLQLLAGMLKDRGYRVRPVPNGKLGIQAAKKELPDLILLDINMPGMNGYEVCQHLKSDPELYPIPVIFISAMNDTLDKVKAFSVGAVDYITKPFQMEEVYARVETHLALHFFQAQLEIQNNSLQKLVKDQVREITNSQLATILALSKLAEQRDDSTGKHLERVQILCRMLADRLAFLPQYRTHISECYTENIFHASPMHDIGKVAIPDSILMKPGPLTSEEFDIMKRHTVVGFETLSEVYVLYPGNAFINMGRSIARHHHERWDGKGYPDGLSGTSIPLSARIMSLVDVYDALRSERCYKPPFSHEKAVEIISEGSGTQFDPDIVKAFIDAAEEFRAVRDAMGDHPDLLIMDNS; translated from the coding sequence ATGAGAAAAATCATACAGTTTCAAAAAACACCCGACATACTGGCAATTGACGACACTCCTGCCAATTTGCAGCTGCTTGCAGGCATGCTAAAGGACAGAGGCTACAGAGTGAGACCTGTTCCAAATGGCAAGCTTGGAATACAGGCTGCAAAAAAGGAACTGCCCGATTTGATTCTTCTTGATATTAATATGCCTGGAATGAATGGATACGAGGTTTGCCAGCACCTTAAATCAGATCCTGAGCTTTATCCGATTCCGGTAATATTCATCAGCGCGATGAACGATACCCTTGATAAGGTCAAGGCTTTCAGTGTAGGAGCGGTTGACTACATAACAAAGCCTTTTCAGATGGAAGAAGTTTATGCCCGTGTTGAAACCCATCTTGCCCTGCATTTTTTTCAAGCTCAACTCGAAATCCAGAACAACAGCCTCCAGAAGTTGGTTAAGGATCAGGTTCGGGAAATCACAAACTCCCAGCTCGCTACAATTCTTGCTTTATCAAAACTCGCTGAGCAGAGGGATGACTCCACAGGCAAGCATTTGGAGCGTGTCCAGATTCTTTGCAGGATGCTTGCCGACAGACTCGCTTTTCTTCCCCAATACAGGACTCATATAAGCGAATGCTATACAGAGAATATATTCCACGCTAGTCCCATGCATGATATTGGCAAAGTCGCCATACCAGACAGTATCCTCATGAAGCCAGGCCCCCTGACATCCGAAGAATTTGATATTATGAAAAGGCATACTGTGGTTGGGTTTGAAACCCTTTCCGAAGTTTATGTTCTGTATCCGGGCAATGCTTTTATAAATATGGGACGTTCGATTGCAAGACATCATCATGAAAGATGGGATGGAAAAGGATACCCTGACGGCTTGTCCGGGACTTCAATTCCCTTGTCGGCAAGAATCATGTCTCTTGTTGACGTCTATGACGCTCTAAGATCGGAGAGATGCTACAAGCCTCCATTTTCCCATGAAAAAGCCGTTGAAATCATATCAGAAGGCAGTGGCACTCAATTTGATCCTGATATTGTGAAGGCTTTTATTGATGCGGCCGAAGAGTTCAGGGCCGTGCGGGACGCAATGGGCGATCATCCTGATTTACTGATCATGGATAATTCATAA